In a single window of the Streptomyces sp. HUAS ZL42 genome:
- a CDS encoding ketose-bisphosphate aldolase: MPLTSTGELVTRAAAARSAVAAFNIITLEHVEAVIAGAESAAAPVVLQVSENAVTFRYGRLLPLARAAVAAAEQAAVPVALHLDHIQSDTLLRQAPDAGFSSVMYDASRLPYAENLAATRAAVDWAHARGLWIEAELGQIGGKDGRAPLDAHAPGARTDPAEARAFVADSAVDALAVAIGSVHAMTTRTAALDHDLLKRLSTTLDVPLVLHGSSGVPDGELAAAVAGGIAKVNVGTALNLAMTGAIREFLAEHPEAADSRRYLSIGREAMVRTVAGLVQVIGGPTS; encoded by the coding sequence GTGCCCCTCACGAGCACCGGCGAGCTGGTCACCCGCGCCGCAGCAGCCCGCTCCGCCGTCGCCGCGTTCAACATCATCACGCTGGAACACGTCGAGGCCGTCATCGCGGGCGCAGAGTCCGCGGCCGCGCCCGTCGTCCTCCAGGTCAGCGAGAACGCCGTCACGTTCCGCTACGGACGCCTGCTCCCGCTCGCCCGCGCCGCGGTCGCCGCCGCCGAACAAGCCGCCGTCCCCGTCGCGTTGCACCTCGACCACATCCAGAGCGACACCCTGCTGCGCCAGGCCCCGGACGCCGGATTCAGCTCGGTGATGTACGACGCGTCCCGCCTGCCCTACGCCGAGAACCTCGCCGCGACACGCGCTGCCGTCGACTGGGCGCATGCCCGAGGGCTGTGGATCGAGGCGGAGTTGGGGCAGATCGGCGGCAAGGACGGCCGGGCCCCGCTCGACGCCCACGCGCCCGGCGCCCGCACCGATCCCGCCGAGGCCCGCGCCTTCGTCGCAGATTCCGCAGTGGACGCACTGGCCGTCGCCATCGGCAGCGTCCACGCGATGACCACGCGCACCGCCGCCCTCGACCACGACCTCCTCAAACGCCTCTCGACCACCCTCGACGTGCCGCTCGTCCTGCACGGCTCCTCCGGCGTCCCGGACGGTGAACTGGCCGCCGCGGTCGCGGGCGGCATCGCCAAGGTGAACGTCGGCACCGCCCTCAACCTGGCCATGACCGGCGCGATCAGGGAGTTCCTCGCAGAGCACCCCGAGGCGGCCGACTCGCGCAGGTACCTGAGCATCGGCCGGGAGGCGATGGTGCGGACCGTGGCCGGACTCGTTCAGGTGATCGGCGGACCTACTTCTTGA
- a CDS encoding SHOCT domain-containing protein, translated as MQTLAHWDGGPGPWILFVPLIWAAVVIGFFAVLRRTAWRGRRGPWRAMDDPRPSGDSPVAVLGRRFASGEIDEDEYWRRLSVLDEQFGRAAGKGGAA; from the coding sequence ATGCAGACCCTTGCGCACTGGGACGGCGGCCCCGGCCCGTGGATCCTGTTCGTTCCGCTGATCTGGGCGGCCGTCGTGATCGGGTTCTTCGCGGTCCTGCGCCGCACCGCCTGGCGCGGCCGCCGCGGACCGTGGCGCGCGATGGACGACCCCCGCCCCTCCGGCGATTCGCCCGTCGCCGTCCTCGGCCGCCGCTTCGCCTCCGGCGAGATCGACGAGGACGAGTACTGGCGCCGGCTGTCCGTCCTGGACGAGCAGTTCGGCCGTGCGGCGGGCAAGGGCGGTGCGGCATGA
- a CDS encoding alpha-ketoglutarate-dependent dioxygenase AlkB — MEAQLFPRERKEIAPGAVHVPDWLGRERGRELVAACREWARPPAGLRTVRTPGGGTMTARQVCLGWHWYPYAYARTVADGDGAPVKPFPAWLGELGRRAVTEAFGPDAATTAAYDIALINFYDGGARMGMHRDSDEKSDAPVVSLSLGDTCVFRFGNTETRTRPYTDVELRSGDLFVFGGPSRFAYHGVPRVHPGTAPAGLGLTGRLNITLRVSGFPAAT, encoded by the coding sequence ATGGAGGCCCAGCTGTTCCCCAGGGAGCGTAAGGAGATCGCGCCCGGCGCCGTCCACGTACCGGACTGGCTCGGCCGGGAGCGCGGGCGGGAGCTGGTCGCGGCCTGCCGGGAGTGGGCCCGACCGCCCGCCGGACTGCGCACGGTCCGCACCCCCGGCGGCGGCACGATGACCGCCCGGCAGGTCTGTCTGGGCTGGCACTGGTATCCGTACGCCTACGCCCGCACGGTCGCCGACGGCGACGGGGCGCCCGTGAAACCGTTCCCCGCGTGGCTGGGGGAGCTGGGACGGCGCGCGGTGACCGAGGCGTTCGGTCCGGACGCGGCCACGACGGCGGCGTACGACATCGCACTGATCAACTTCTATGACGGCGGCGCCCGCATGGGCATGCACCGCGACAGCGACGAGAAGTCCGACGCTCCGGTCGTGTCCCTGAGCCTCGGCGACACCTGTGTCTTCCGCTTCGGGAACACCGAGACCCGGACCCGGCCGTACACGGACGTCGAACTGCGCAGCGGTGACCTGTTCGTTTTCGGCGGACCCTCCCGGTTCGCCTACCACGGGGTGCCGCGCGTGCACCCGGGCACGGCGCCGGCCGGGCTGGGGCTGACCGGCCGGCTGAACATCACCCTGCGGGTCAGCGGCTTCCCGGCCGCCACCTGA
- a CDS encoding ketol-acid reductoisomerase: MTSTTYTSRVFPLETMDVPGGTETVLRGGRHLFPLLPEAFAGVRRIGVIGWGPQGRAQARNVRDSLAGTGIRVAVGLRPGSPSAADARAHGFTEDDGTLGDWLDVTADSDLVILLIADAALAAHHQKIFAALKPGAVIGLSHGFLLGHLRETGGQFPSGHAVIAVCPKGMGDSVRRLYEQGAEINGAGINSSFAVHADPDGRAVDLALGWSVALGSPYTFRTTLDSEYLSDIVGERAILLGAVHGIVESLYARHRLAGDDEVTAYERSCENVTGPIARTISRAGLRAVREGLDPAGRDVFDRAYTATYAPAREIVAEIYDEVADGTELRSVILAERRLGARPMSDIGGSPMWTVSARVHTLRAERELPVDPFAAGVFVATMTAQIDEFAERGHPWSEIVNESVIEAVDSLLPYMHARDVAYMVDNCSRTARLGARRWGPRFQAAYEQIAFPAAGQPADTGLLAAFDAHPVHEALAAAAKLRPSLDIAVA, translated from the coding sequence ATGACCTCCACCACGTACACCTCCCGCGTCTTCCCCCTCGAAACGATGGACGTGCCCGGCGGCACCGAGACCGTTCTGCGCGGCGGCCGCCACCTCTTCCCGCTGCTGCCCGAGGCCTTCGCGGGCGTCCGCCGCATCGGCGTGATCGGCTGGGGCCCGCAGGGCCGCGCCCAGGCCCGCAATGTGCGGGACTCCCTGGCCGGCACCGGCATCCGGGTGGCTGTCGGACTGCGCCCCGGCTCACCGTCGGCCGCCGACGCCCGCGCGCACGGCTTCACCGAGGACGACGGAACGCTCGGCGACTGGCTCGACGTCACCGCGGACAGCGACCTCGTGATCCTGCTGATCGCGGACGCCGCACTCGCCGCCCACCATCAGAAGATCTTCGCGGCGCTCAAACCGGGCGCCGTCATCGGCCTGTCCCACGGCTTCCTGCTCGGCCACCTGCGGGAAACCGGCGGCCAGTTCCCGTCCGGGCACGCCGTTATCGCCGTCTGCCCCAAGGGCATGGGCGACTCCGTGCGCCGTCTCTACGAGCAGGGCGCCGAGATCAACGGCGCCGGAATCAACAGCAGTTTCGCCGTGCACGCCGACCCCGACGGACGCGCCGTCGACCTCGCGCTCGGCTGGTCGGTGGCGCTCGGCTCGCCGTACACCTTCCGCACCACCCTCGACAGCGAGTACCTCTCCGACATCGTCGGCGAGCGCGCCATCCTGCTCGGCGCCGTCCACGGCATCGTCGAGAGCCTGTACGCACGCCACCGACTGGCCGGGGACGACGAGGTGACGGCGTACGAGAGGTCCTGCGAGAACGTCACGGGCCCCATCGCCCGCACCATCTCGCGCGCCGGGCTGCGGGCGGTGCGCGAGGGGCTCGACCCCGCCGGACGGGACGTCTTCGACCGCGCGTACACGGCGACGTACGCGCCCGCCCGGGAGATCGTCGCGGAGATCTACGACGAGGTCGCCGACGGCACCGAACTGCGCAGCGTGATCCTGGCCGAACGCAGGCTCGGGGCCCGTCCGATGAGTGACATCGGCGGTTCGCCGATGTGGACCGTCAGCGCTCGCGTGCACACGTTGCGGGCCGAACGCGAGCTGCCCGTCGACCCGTTCGCCGCCGGAGTGTTCGTCGCGACGATGACGGCCCAGATCGACGAGTTCGCCGAGCGCGGCCACCCCTGGTCGGAGATCGTCAACGAGTCCGTCATCGAGGCGGTCGACTCCCTGCTGCCGTACATGCACGCGCGTGATGTGGCGTACATGGTCGACAACTGCTCCCGCACGGCCCGCCTCGGTGCCCGCCGCTGGGGTCCGCGCTTCCAGGCGGCCTACGAGCAGATCGCCTTCCCGGCCGCCGGGCAACCGGCGGACACCGGCCTGTTGGCGGCCTTCGACGCCCATCCCGTGCACGAGGCGCTGGCCGCGGCCGCCAAGCTGCGGCCCTCCCTGGACATCGCCGTCGCGTAG
- a CDS encoding DUF1272 domain-containing protein, producing MALEMRDRCERCTTAFLPPDAPARICSYECTFCVPCSEAMADVCPNCGGELVPRPRRVVRE from the coding sequence ATGGCCCTGGAAATGCGAGATCGCTGCGAGCGCTGTACGACAGCGTTTCTGCCGCCCGATGCCCCGGCCCGCATCTGCTCCTACGAGTGCACCTTCTGTGTGCCGTGCAGCGAGGCCATGGCGGACGTCTGCCCCAACTGCGGCGGCGAGTTGGTCCCCCGGCCGCGGCGCGTCGTACGGGAGTGA
- a CDS encoding SIS domain-containing protein encodes MTHVEHELSSQPECWTRAAAEAAGHAGVLPEPGQRVAVVGCGTSYFMAQSVAALREGAGQGETDAFAASEFPYGRHYDRVVALTRSGTTTEVLDLLGRLKGRTPTTAITADPHTPVMTAADDVVVLDYADERSVVQTRFATTALTLLRTHLGLHTDVVVADARTAIAADLPEGLVDCRQFTFLGRGWTVGLASEAGLKMREASLSWTEAYPAMEYRHGPISISTTGTATWMFGDAPAGLAEQVRATGGRWIEGRLDPLAELVRAQRLAVAVAAARRLDPDSPRHLTRSIVLAP; translated from the coding sequence ATGACCCATGTCGAACACGAGCTGAGCAGCCAGCCCGAGTGCTGGACGCGCGCCGCCGCGGAGGCGGCGGGCCACGCCGGGGTGCTGCCGGAGCCCGGGCAGCGGGTCGCGGTCGTCGGCTGCGGCACCTCGTACTTCATGGCGCAGTCGGTCGCGGCCCTGCGCGAGGGCGCGGGCCAGGGGGAGACGGACGCCTTCGCCGCCTCCGAGTTCCCGTACGGCCGGCACTACGACCGTGTCGTCGCCCTCACCCGTTCCGGTACGACGACCGAGGTGCTCGACCTGCTCGGGCGCCTGAAGGGACGTACACCCACCACCGCGATCACCGCGGACCCGCACACCCCCGTCATGACGGCCGCCGACGACGTCGTCGTGCTCGACTACGCCGACGAACGCTCCGTCGTCCAGACCCGGTTCGCGACCACCGCGCTGACCCTCCTCCGTACCCATCTGGGCCTGCACACCGACGTGGTCGTCGCCGACGCACGCACCGCGATCGCCGCCGATCTGCCCGAAGGGCTCGTGGACTGCAGGCAGTTCACCTTCCTCGGCCGCGGCTGGACCGTGGGGCTGGCGAGTGAGGCCGGGCTGAAGATGCGTGAGGCGTCACTGTCCTGGACCGAGGCCTACCCGGCGATGGAGTACCGGCACGGCCCCATCAGCATCAGCACCACCGGCACGGCGACCTGGATGTTCGGCGACGCACCCGCGGGACTGGCCGAACAGGTACGCGCCACGGGCGGGCGGTGGATCGAGGGCCGCCTCGACCCGCTCGCCGAACTGGTCCGGGCCCAGCGGCTCGCGGTGGCGGTCGCGGCGGCACGCCGCCTCGACCCCGACAGCCCGCGCCACCTCACCCGCTCGATCGTCCTCGCCCCCTGA
- a CDS encoding DeoR/GlpR family DNA-binding transcription regulator has product MSRDARWKALLELLVDRGRLDVEEAAGELRVSAATIRRDFDQLAEQQMLVRTRGGAVVHGVSYELPLRYKTARHASEKQRIAKAVADLIAPGEAVGLTGGTTTTEVARALAVRGDLASGSPALTVVTNALNIANELAVRPQFKIVVTGGVARAQSYELIGPLADGVLSQITMDVAVLGVVSFDVTHGAAAHDEAEAAINRLLCERAERVVVAADSSKLGRRAFARICGSESVDTLVTDTAAGADTVRRLEEAGIRVITV; this is encoded by the coding sequence ATGTCGCGCGACGCCCGCTGGAAGGCGCTGTTGGAGCTGCTCGTCGACCGCGGCCGCCTCGACGTCGAGGAAGCCGCCGGTGAACTGCGGGTGTCGGCCGCCACGATCCGGCGCGACTTCGACCAGCTCGCCGAGCAGCAGATGCTCGTGCGCACCCGTGGCGGCGCGGTCGTCCACGGCGTGTCCTACGAACTGCCCCTGCGCTACAAGACCGCCCGGCACGCCTCCGAGAAGCAGCGCATCGCCAAAGCGGTGGCGGACCTGATCGCGCCCGGCGAAGCGGTCGGACTGACCGGCGGCACGACCACCACCGAGGTGGCGCGCGCGCTGGCGGTGCGCGGCGACCTCGCCTCCGGCTCGCCCGCGCTGACCGTCGTCACGAACGCGCTCAACATCGCCAACGAACTGGCCGTACGGCCCCAGTTCAAGATCGTGGTCACTGGTGGCGTGGCACGGGCACAGTCGTACGAGCTGATCGGTCCACTGGCGGACGGCGTACTGAGCCAGATCACGATGGACGTGGCGGTACTCGGAGTGGTCTCGTTCGACGTCACGCACGGCGCCGCCGCGCACGACGAGGCGGAGGCGGCGATCAACCGGCTGCTGTGCGAGCGGGCGGAGCGCGTGGTGGTGGCCGCCGACTCCAGCAAGCTGGGGCGCCGGGCGTTCGCCCGGATCTGCGGGTCCGAGTCGGTGGACACGCTGGTCACGGACACGGCTGCCGGGGCGGACACGGTGCGGCGGCTCGAGGAGGCGGGGATCCGCGTCATCACCGTCTGA
- a CDS encoding ROK family protein, producing the protein MSGKADPRPAGEVTTSRTRLDRGRGALGPALELVHTGRAPTRAVLTAELGVTRATAGAVAAELEALGLIRVDARPGAAAGSQGRPSHRLRLAEDGPVALAAQVHADGFRAALVGLGGRIVATAPGCEAVDADPAKVLGSVVDAGAELLRQTGRRCVGAGLAVPSAVTEPEGLALNPLHLAWPVGAPVREIFAERVRAAGITGPAFAANDVNLAALAEHRHGAGRGARDLLCVATGHRGVGGALVLDGRLHTGSSGLALEVGHLTVNPEGRPCHCGSRGCLDVEADPLALLTTAGREPGPEVSLLQQAKDLIRGEYGDPSVRTAAEILIDRLGLGLAGLVNILNPDRIILGGLHRTLLDADPERLRAVVADRSLWGRSGGVPILACTLDHNSLVGAAELAWQPVLDDPLAALAAA; encoded by the coding sequence ATGAGCGGCAAGGCGGACCCCCGGCCGGCGGGGGAAGTGACCACCTCGAGGACGCGGTTGGACCGGGGGCGGGGTGCGCTCGGGCCCGCGTTGGAGCTCGTGCACACCGGGCGGGCACCGACCCGGGCCGTGCTCACCGCCGAACTCGGGGTCACCCGGGCGACGGCGGGAGCGGTCGCCGCGGAGCTGGAGGCGCTGGGGCTGATCCGGGTCGACGCACGGCCCGGTGCCGCCGCAGGGTCGCAGGGCCGGCCCTCGCACCGGCTCCGACTCGCCGAGGACGGGCCCGTGGCGCTGGCCGCGCAGGTGCACGCCGACGGGTTCCGGGCCGCACTGGTCGGGCTCGGCGGACGCATCGTCGCGACCGCCCCCGGCTGCGAGGCCGTCGACGCGGACCCGGCCAAGGTGCTCGGATCGGTCGTGGACGCGGGCGCGGAGCTGCTGCGACAGACCGGCCGGCGCTGTGTGGGCGCCGGGCTGGCCGTGCCGTCCGCCGTCACCGAGCCGGAGGGGCTGGCGCTGAACCCGCTGCACCTCGCCTGGCCGGTGGGCGCACCCGTGCGGGAGATCTTCGCCGAGCGTGTCCGCGCCGCAGGCATCACCGGGCCGGCCTTCGCGGCCAACGACGTCAACCTCGCCGCGCTCGCCGAACACCGGCACGGCGCCGGACGCGGCGCCCGCGACCTGTTGTGCGTGGCCACCGGGCACCGGGGTGTCGGCGGCGCGCTCGTGCTCGACGGGCGCCTGCACACGGGAAGTTCGGGCCTCGCCCTCGAAGTCGGTCACCTCACCGTCAACCCCGAGGGCCGCCCCTGCCACTGCGGCAGCCGCGGCTGCCTCGACGTCGAGGCGGATCCGCTGGCCCTGCTCACGACGGCGGGCCGCGAGCCTGGCCCCGAGGTGTCGCTGCTGCAACAGGCCAAGGACCTGATCCGGGGCGAGTACGGCGACCCGTCGGTCCGCACGGCCGCCGAGATCCTCATCGACCGCCTGGGCCTGGGACTTGCCGGCCTGGTGAACATCCTCAACCCCGACCGCATCATCCTCGGCGGCCTGCACCGCACGCTGCTCGACGCCGACCCCGAGCGGCTGCGCGCGGTCGTCGCCGACCGCAGCCTGTGGGGGCGTAGCGGTGGAGTACCGATCCTGGCCTGCACGCTCGACCACAACAGTCTCGTCGGCGCCGCGGAGTTGGCGTGGCAGCCGGTGCTGGACGATCCGTTGGCGGCGCTGGCGGCTGCCTGA
- the ilvY gene encoding HTH-type transcriptional activator IlvY, whose product MRDDHRELRLFLYLAQTLNFGRTSLDCHVSPATLTRTVQRLETDLGHRLFDRGPRGVSLTVEGHRFRVYAVQALELWRAYREEHPDPAELTGRLAVFATVTACQAILPDLLAPFRAAHPQVRLDLRTGDAAAALARLDEGEVDVAVAGIPARLPEPLVSRTVAVTELVFVTARDRPSPGLDGPFVLPHRGLVRDAADRWFRARGTTPDVACEPDGHEGLLTLVALGCGTGVVPRLVLEHSAVRDRLSVVPADPLPEAFPIGLCVRRADLRRPTVAALWSLTDRQAMA is encoded by the coding sequence ATGCGGGACGACCATCGGGAGCTGCGTCTGTTCCTGTATCTGGCGCAGACGCTCAACTTCGGCAGGACGAGCCTCGACTGCCATGTCAGCCCGGCGACGCTCACGCGGACGGTGCAACGGCTGGAGACGGACCTCGGGCACCGGCTCTTCGACCGCGGCCCGCGCGGGGTGTCGCTCACCGTGGAGGGGCACCGGTTCCGCGTATACGCCGTCCAAGCGCTGGAGTTGTGGCGCGCCTACCGTGAGGAGCACCCCGACCCGGCCGAACTCACCGGCCGTTTGGCGGTGTTCGCCACGGTGACGGCCTGCCAGGCCATCCTCCCCGACCTGCTGGCCCCGTTCCGCGCCGCCCACCCGCAGGTACGCCTCGACCTGCGCACCGGGGACGCGGCGGCCGCGCTGGCCCGGCTGGACGAGGGCGAGGTGGACGTGGCGGTCGCGGGCATCCCGGCGCGGCTGCCGGAGCCGCTGGTGAGCCGGACGGTCGCGGTCACCGAGTTGGTGTTCGTCACCGCACGGGACCGCCCCTCCCCCGGCCTCGACGGCCCCTTCGTGCTCCCGCACCGCGGTCTGGTCCGCGACGCGGCCGACCGCTGGTTCCGCGCCCGCGGTACTACGCCCGACGTGGCCTGCGAACCGGACGGCCACGAAGGGCTGTTGACGCTGGTCGCCCTGGGCTGCGGCACGGGCGTGGTGCCGCGCCTCGTACTGGAGCACAGCGCGGTGCGCGACCGGTTGTCGGTGGTACCGGCCGATCCGCTGCCGGAGGCGTTCCCGATCGGGCTGTGCGTACGGCGGGCCGATCTGCGGCGGCCGACGGTGGCTGCCCTGTGGAGCCTGACCGATCGTCAGGCCATGGCTTGA
- a CDS encoding NAD(P)-dependent oxidoreductase yields MTEKLTVSVLGTGIMGAAMARNIARAGHTVRAWNRTRAKAEPLAAEGAYIADTPADAVRGADIVLTMLHDGPAALEVMREAAEALRPGVAWVQSSTAGIEAIGDLAAFARERGLVFFDAPVLGTRQPAEAGQLTVLAAGPTAGRDAVAPVFDAVGARTVWTGEDGAAGSATRLKLVANSWVLATTAAAGEVLALSKALDVDPQSFFGLIEGGPLDMGYLRAKSGLVLDERLSPPQFAVATAAKDARLIVEAGRKSGVRLDVAAATADRMERAAAQGHADEDMAAAYFASFDDGNPSA; encoded by the coding sequence ATGACCGAGAAGCTGACCGTGAGCGTGCTGGGCACGGGCATCATGGGCGCGGCGATGGCCCGCAACATCGCCCGCGCCGGGCACACCGTGCGCGCCTGGAACCGCACCCGGGCCAAGGCCGAACCGCTCGCCGCGGAGGGTGCGTACATCGCCGACACCCCCGCCGACGCCGTGCGTGGCGCCGACATCGTCCTGACCATGCTCCACGACGGTCCCGCCGCCCTGGAGGTCATGCGCGAGGCGGCGGAGGCCCTGCGCCCCGGCGTCGCCTGGGTGCAGTCGAGCACCGCCGGCATCGAGGCGATCGGTGACCTGGCCGCCTTCGCCCGTGAGCGCGGCCTGGTGTTCTTCGACGCCCCGGTGCTGGGCACCCGCCAGCCGGCCGAGGCCGGTCAGCTGACGGTGCTGGCGGCGGGCCCGACCGCCGGCCGGGACGCCGTCGCGCCCGTCTTCGACGCGGTCGGCGCGCGCACGGTGTGGACCGGGGAGGACGGGGCGGCCGGCAGCGCCACCCGCCTGAAACTGGTGGCCAACAGCTGGGTCCTCGCGACCACGGCCGCGGCCGGTGAGGTCCTGGCCCTCTCCAAGGCCCTGGACGTGGACCCGCAGAGCTTCTTCGGGCTCATCGAAGGCGGCCCGCTCGACATGGGATACCTGCGCGCCAAGTCCGGGCTGGTCCTGGACGAGCGGTTGTCCCCGCCCCAGTTCGCCGTGGCCACCGCCGCCAAGGACGCCCGACTGATCGTCGAGGCCGGCCGGAAGAGCGGCGTCCGCCTGGACGTGGCCGCCGCGACCGCGGACCGCATGGAGCGCGCCGCCGCACAGGGTCACGCCGACGAGGACATGGCCGCCGCCTACTTCGCCAGCTTCGACGACGGGAATCCGTCCGCCTGA
- a CDS encoding ABC transporter ATP-binding protein — MTATTTTTTTPTAARVVDAVKMYGGGDTAVRALDGVTVDFPAGRFTAIMGPSGSGKSTLMHCAAGLDTLTSGTAHIGDVDLSSLDDRRLTLLRRDRVGFVFQAYNLVPTLTVAENIRLPLDLAGAEGDAEWIDALVDVVGLRDRLHHRPSELSGGQQQRVAVARAFAGRPDVVFADEPTGNLDSRSGGEVLGLLGRAVRGMQRTVVMVTHDPVAAAHADEVLFLADGRLVDRMESPTADKVLDRMKAFEVPS; from the coding sequence ATGACCGCGACGACCACCACGACGACCACGCCGACGGCCGCCCGGGTCGTCGACGCCGTGAAGATGTACGGCGGTGGCGACACCGCCGTACGCGCACTGGACGGGGTGACCGTGGACTTCCCGGCCGGCCGGTTCACCGCGATCATGGGGCCCTCCGGCTCCGGCAAGTCGACCCTGATGCACTGCGCGGCCGGACTCGACACGCTCACCTCGGGCACCGCCCACATCGGCGACGTGGACCTGAGCAGCCTCGACGACCGCCGGTTGACCCTCCTTCGCCGCGACCGCGTCGGCTTCGTCTTCCAGGCGTACAACCTGGTGCCGACGCTGACGGTCGCGGAGAACATCCGGCTGCCGCTGGACCTGGCCGGGGCCGAGGGCGACGCGGAGTGGATCGACGCCCTCGTCGACGTCGTCGGCCTGCGCGACCGGCTCCACCACCGGCCCTCCGAGCTCTCCGGCGGCCAGCAGCAACGCGTCGCCGTGGCGCGGGCGTTCGCCGGACGTCCCGACGTCGTCTTCGCCGACGAACCGACCGGCAACCTCGACTCCCGCTCCGGCGGGGAGGTGCTCGGCCTGCTGGGTCGCGCCGTACGCGGCATGCAGCGCACGGTCGTCATGGTCACCCACGACCCGGTCGCCGCCGCCCACGCCGACGAGGTGCTCTTCCTCGCCGACGGACGCCTGGTCGACCGGATGGAATCCCCAACCGCCGACAAGGTCCTGGACCGTATGAAAGCCTTCGAGGTGCCCTCATGA
- a CDS encoding methyltransferase, giving the protein MTTPWGEPALARFPEDPRDRLRAWDASDEYLLRHLAEHKVPLSGTVVVVGDRWGALVTALAAHRPVQITDSFTAQEATRANLARAGAERGSVRLLTTQDPPPDSVDVLLVRVPKSLALLEDQLLRLAPALHASTVVVGTGMVKEIHTSTLQLFERILGPTRTSLAERKARLIFCTPDVSRARAANPWPYSYTLPEGIGPVSGRTVVSHAGVFCADRLDIGTRFFLRHLPQTRGPRRVVDLGCGNGIVGTAVALANPEAEVLFTDESFQAVASAEATYKANGVPGHAEFRVGDGLAGVPDASVDIVINNPPFHSHQATTDATAWRMFTGAHRALRPGGELWVIGNRHLGYHVKLRRLFGNSRLVASDPKFVVLKAVKK; this is encoded by the coding sequence ATGACGACGCCCTGGGGCGAGCCGGCACTCGCCCGATTCCCCGAGGACCCGCGTGACCGGCTGCGCGCCTGGGACGCCTCCGACGAGTACCTCCTCAGGCATCTCGCCGAGCACAAGGTCCCGCTGTCCGGCACGGTCGTGGTCGTCGGGGACCGCTGGGGCGCGCTGGTCACGGCGCTGGCGGCGCACCGGCCGGTGCAGATCACCGACTCCTTCACGGCCCAGGAGGCGACACGGGCCAACCTCGCCCGGGCCGGCGCCGAGAGGGGTTCCGTACGGCTGCTCACCACGCAGGATCCACCGCCCGACAGCGTCGACGTCCTCCTGGTGCGGGTGCCGAAGAGCCTGGCGCTGCTCGAGGACCAGTTGCTGCGGCTGGCGCCCGCCCTGCACGCGAGCACGGTCGTCGTCGGCACGGGCATGGTGAAGGAGATCCACACCTCGACCCTGCAGTTGTTCGAGCGCATCCTCGGCCCGACCCGGACCTCCCTCGCCGAGCGGAAGGCCCGGCTGATCTTCTGCACTCCGGATGTTTCGCGGGCGCGGGCCGCCAATCCGTGGCCGTACAGCTACACGCTCCCCGAGGGCATAGGTCCCGTCTCCGGGCGCACGGTCGTCAGTCACGCGGGCGTGTTCTGCGCCGACCGGCTCGACATCGGCACCCGGTTCTTCCTCCGGCATCTGCCGCAGACGCGGGGGCCGCGCCGGGTCGTGGACCTGGGCTGCGGCAACGGGATCGTCGGTACGGCGGTGGCGTTGGCCAATCCCGAGGCCGAGGTGCTGTTCACGGACGAGTCGTTCCAGGCCGTGGCCTCGGCGGAGGCGACGTACAAGGCGAACGGGGTGCCCGGGCACGCCGAGTTCCGCGTCGGGGACGGGCTGGCCGGGGTGCCGGACGCCAGCGTGGACATCGTCATCAACAATCCGCCGTTCCACTCGCACCAGGCCACGACGGACGCGACGGCGTGGCGGATGTTCACCGGGGCGCACCGGGCGCTGCGACCGGGCGGTGAGCTGTGGGTGATCGGCAACCGGCACCTGGGCTACCACGTCAAGCTGCGGCGGCTGTTCGGCAACAGCCGACTGGTGGCGAGCGACCCGAAGTTCGTGGTGCTGAAGGCCGTCAAGAAGTAG